In Anaerostipes hadrus ATCC 29173 = JCM 17467, a single genomic region encodes these proteins:
- a CDS encoding LytR/AlgR family response regulator transcription factor, translating to MRKIVVCEDGEREAKKIQKMLQDDQGIFEEEVEIFLYTTGKKLIDDCKSGKLTPDLVFMDIELPDMTGIEVAKEINYLVPYCYIVYVTNHVDYFTDVYSTEHQYYVLKKELKEHFPQIKEKIWRMEQEHNDTIIIPIKNKQQKMLHKESIRYMERKGRKTYIHVVDDDIVETSLRLDELETLLGSYFVRCHNSFIISMKHLDNYKRECATMDDGENISISRKYQPYVRRHFIHWSKKFLEEGSRRKYKE from the coding sequence ATGAGAAAGATTGTAGTATGTGAGGATGGAGAAAGAGAAGCAAAGAAAATACAAAAAATGCTGCAAGATGATCAGGGGATTTTTGAGGAAGAAGTAGAGATATTTCTATATACAACAGGAAAGAAGTTAATTGATGATTGTAAATCTGGCAAACTAACCCCAGATCTTGTTTTTATGGATATTGAACTTCCTGATATGACAGGTATTGAAGTGGCGAAAGAGATCAATTATTTAGTGCCGTATTGTTATATTGTATATGTGACGAATCATGTGGATTATTTTACGGATGTATATAGTACAGAGCATCAGTATTATGTGTTGAAGAAAGAATTAAAAGAGCATTTTCCACAGATCAAAGAGAAGATCTGGAGGATGGAGCAGGAACATAATGACACAATTATAATTCCAATAAAGAACAAGCAGCAGAAGATGCTTCACAAAGAAAGTATTCGTTATATGGAGAGAAAAGGACGGAAAACATATATCCATGTAGTAGATGATGATATTGTAGAAACATCCCTCCGATTAGATGAGCTGGAAACACTTCTTGGCAGCTATTTTGTAAGATGCCATAATAGTTTTATTATTTCAATGAAACATCTGGATAATTATAAAAGAGAATGTGCAACAATGGATGACGGCGAGAATATTTCCATTAGCCGCAAATATCAGCCATATGTCAGAAGGCATTTTATTCATTGGTCTAAGAAATTTTTGGAGGAGGGCAGCAGAAGGAAATATAAGGAATGA
- a CDS encoding sensor histidine kinase, whose protein sequence is MTVDNNVLHNLILETLMAINIYMVGSILFQFTRRGKKVFLVLSLCKCSLWNVVDMALLTQKIVPDGRIQVVLNLPILISFLIVIKIFSGFDWLKVFLGSVIQELLSFPPLFLYLCVYRIYTGEWHGLNDMYAPLGWYVVIGSALTLVAIYIYKYFVEIIFGNYAKWELKQKGMYWGFIIVMVLITYGSVWTKDHSFEVSRYIIVVSVISALFLYETLWFWRWRKNQKTEQENKNLRYENSVMKEYYDTLENQVEVVRKFHHDINKHMDVLNEMLGKMENPEVKLYSEQLEEVYQEMKPVIYCSNPIVNAVLVNKAHQCEEKHIKFTIDMMGFETKKMKEIDLVALLSNLLDNAIEECERIQDKLDKKIYIHGWRIRNNLFLEVKNTTEKEVIDSSTFKTKKDPKSHGVGMKIIKEIIENYEGITDIEIENGEIEILIQIPDK, encoded by the coding sequence ATGACGGTTGATAATAATGTGTTACATAACTTGATATTGGAAACATTGATGGCAATTAATATATACATGGTAGGAAGCATTTTGTTTCAATTTACAAGACGAGGAAAGAAAGTTTTTCTCGTCTTATCTTTATGTAAATGTAGTTTATGGAATGTTGTGGATATGGCGTTATTGACACAGAAAATTGTGCCAGATGGAAGAATTCAGGTGGTTTTAAATCTTCCAATTTTGATTTCTTTTTTGATCGTAATCAAAATATTTTCAGGCTTTGACTGGTTAAAAGTATTTTTAGGTTCCGTGATACAAGAATTACTTAGTTTTCCACCATTATTTTTATATTTATGTGTCTATCGTATTTATACGGGAGAATGGCATGGATTAAATGATATGTATGCACCACTTGGATGGTATGTAGTCATTGGATCGGCGCTTACATTGGTTGCAATCTATATTTATAAATATTTTGTAGAGATTATATTCGGTAATTATGCAAAATGGGAGTTAAAACAAAAGGGGATGTATTGGGGATTTATCATTGTTATGGTCTTGATTACATATGGAAGTGTCTGGACAAAAGATCATTCGTTTGAGGTAAGTCGTTATATTATAGTGGTCTCTGTGATTTCAGCTCTGTTTTTATATGAAACTTTATGGTTTTGGAGATGGCGAAAGAATCAGAAAACAGAACAGGAAAATAAGAATCTAAGATATGAAAATTCCGTTATGAAAGAATACTATGATACATTGGAAAATCAAGTAGAGGTTGTAAGGAAATTTCATCATGATATCAATAAGCATATGGATGTATTGAATGAGATGCTAGGCAAAATGGAAAACCCAGAGGTTAAATTATATTCTGAGCAATTAGAAGAAGTATATCAAGAGATGAAACCAGTTATTTATTGTTCCAATCCAATTGTGAATGCGGTATTGGTTAATAAAGCGCATCAATGTGAAGAAAAGCATATTAAATTTACCATTGATATGATGGGTTTTGAGACAAAGAAGATGAAAGAAATTGATCTGGTGGCATTATTGTCAAATCTTTTAGATAATGCGATTGAAGAATGCGAAAGAATTCAGGATAAATTAGATAAGAAAATTTACATACATGGCTGGAGAATCCGCAATAATTTATTTTTAGAAGTAAAAAATACAACAGAGAAAGAAGTCATCGATTCTTCAACATTTAAGACAAAAAAAGATCCGAAATCTCATGGAGTTGGAATGAAGATCATAAAAGAAATCATAGAAAATTATGAGGGAATAACAGATATAGAAATAGAAAATGGAGAAATTGAGATATTAATTCAAATTCCAGATAAATAA
- a CDS encoding pyruvate kinase gives MEYYGTLGPTCCEPTILKKMFDAGMTGIRLNLSHSSLEGSHAWIYHYFEAAKQTNGEKKLMIDLIGPELRIGYLEGDMGLSTGAHVVIGHGGILVPEEIMPHIRRDQEILLDDGKIKLIAERKISPRSWRCRIVCGGVLTARKSIALPGCNINNPTLTEADLKNLSLVKQYQVTDVMLPFVRNKEDLIILREALKQNNCEDIRIFAKIENMTGVEHLEELLPYCDYIVIARGDLGNVMPLSKLPKVQAYIAKVCKEHNKNFMVVTQMLDSMIRNPYPTRAEVNDIYHAVHQGANALMLTGETAHGRYPVEAMKMLVETANGSLEEL, from the coding sequence ATGGAATATTACGGAACCTTGGGACCAACCTGTTGCGAACCAACGATTTTAAAGAAGATGTTTGATGCCGGAATGACAGGGATCCGGTTGAATTTATCACATAGTTCATTAGAAGGAAGCCATGCATGGATTTACCATTATTTTGAGGCAGCGAAGCAGACAAATGGCGAGAAGAAGTTAATGATCGACTTGATCGGACCAGAACTTCGAATTGGATATCTGGAAGGAGATATGGGCCTTTCAACAGGAGCACATGTGGTTATAGGACATGGTGGAATTTTAGTACCAGAAGAAATCATGCCGCATATCAGAAGAGATCAGGAAATTTTATTAGATGACGGGAAAATAAAACTGATCGCAGAACGGAAAATATCACCACGATCCTGGAGATGCCGCATTGTCTGTGGAGGAGTATTGACGGCACGTAAAAGCATAGCTTTGCCAGGATGTAATATCAACAATCCGACGTTAACTGAGGCTGATCTGAAGAATCTATCTTTGGTAAAACAATATCAAGTAACTGATGTTATGCTGCCATTTGTACGGAATAAAGAAGATCTGATCATACTAAGAGAAGCACTAAAACAAAACAACTGTGAAGATATTCGAATCTTTGCCAAAATAGAAAATATGACAGGAGTAGAGCATTTGGAAGAATTACTTCCATACTGTGATTATATTGTTATAGCAAGAGGAGATTTAGGAAATGTCATGCCATTATCCAAACTCCCCAAAGTGCAGGCATATATTGCAAAGGTATGCAAAGAACATAATAAAAATTTCATGGTAGTTACACAAATGCTAGACTCTATGATCCGAAACCCTTATCCAACAAGAGCTGAAGTAAATGATATTTATCATGCAGTTCATCAAGGAGCGAATGCATTGATGCTGACGGGGGAAACCGCTCACGGCAGATATCCGGTAGAAGCCATGAAGATGTTAGTAGAAACCGCAAATGGGAGTTTAGAAGAATTATGA
- a CDS encoding glycoside hydrolase family 13 protein: MMNKKWWHNKVAYQIYPKSFKDTNGDGIGDIPGIISKLDYLKDLGVDILWISPMYQSPMVDNGYDISDYYAIDPMFGSMDEMKQLIKEAKKRNMYILLDLVVNHCSSEHEWFQKAMADPEGEYGSYFYIKDGKDGQPPTNWRSYFGGSVWEKIPGYDNKFYLHSFAKEQPDLNWENATVREKIYEMICWWMDQGLSGFRIDAIMNIKKDLTWSDLKPDGPDGLADVYKITGKVEGIGDFLMEMKHRCFEPYDALTVGEAMFVKEDILPRFIGEDGYFSTIFAFEPCHAYRKGKNYMNYDWPQPFDEWREETFHNQEIVAKAGFEANIIENHDQPRGASLFIPEEDYGFYSLSALATIIFCERGLPFLYQGQEIGMSNRQWKYDEFNDLETINQYQIALKAGMSKEQALEIARHHSRDNARTPMQWSSEENAGFSKGKPWMPVNENYKVVNVAEEEKEYGSILNFYKRLIAFYKSEEYNEILTYGDFRPMYEKEDHIFAYSRSYRCRKLVLICNFSSKEKDIELSEDYENVVFVNYEQTTVIGNTLKMKPYECVIYEM; the protein is encoded by the coding sequence ATGATGAATAAAAAATGGTGGCATAACAAAGTTGCATATCAAATTTACCCAAAGAGTTTTAAGGATACAAATGGTGATGGAATCGGTGACATTCCTGGAATTATCAGCAAGTTAGATTATTTAAAAGACCTAGGGGTTGATATTTTGTGGATATCTCCGATGTATCAGTCTCCGATGGTGGATAACGGTTATGATATTTCCGATTATTATGCGATCGATCCGATGTTTGGATCAATGGATGAGATGAAACAATTGATCAAGGAAGCAAAGAAAAGAAATATGTATATTCTGCTGGATCTCGTTGTGAATCATTGTTCCAGTGAACATGAATGGTTCCAGAAGGCAATGGCAGATCCAGAAGGGGAATATGGATCATATTTTTATATCAAAGACGGGAAAGATGGGCAGCCACCGACCAACTGGAGATCTTATTTTGGAGGCAGTGTCTGGGAGAAGATCCCAGGGTATGACAATAAGTTTTATTTGCATTCTTTTGCAAAAGAACAACCAGATCTGAACTGGGAGAATGCGACTGTTCGTGAGAAGATTTATGAGATGATCTGTTGGTGGATGGACCAAGGACTTTCAGGCTTTCGGATTGATGCGATCATGAATATAAAGAAAGATCTGACATGGAGTGATCTGAAACCAGACGGTCCAGATGGACTCGCAGATGTATATAAGATCACAGGAAAAGTCGAAGGAATCGGAGATTTCTTGATGGAGATGAAGCATCGTTGCTTTGAACCATATGATGCACTGACCGTTGGGGAGGCTATGTTTGTAAAAGAAGATATTCTTCCACGATTTATCGGTGAAGATGGATATTTTTCTACGATTTTTGCATTTGAACCATGTCATGCCTATCGGAAAGGCAAAAATTATATGAACTATGACTGGCCACAGCCATTTGATGAATGGAGAGAGGAAACTTTTCATAATCAAGAGATTGTTGCCAAGGCAGGGTTTGAAGCGAATATCATTGAGAACCATGATCAGCCAAGAGGGGCAAGTCTGTTTATCCCAGAAGAAGATTATGGATTTTACAGCTTATCAGCACTTGCAACGATCATTTTCTGTGAGAGAGGTCTGCCTTTCCTATATCAGGGGCAAGAGATCGGGATGAGCAATCGTCAATGGAAATATGATGAATTTAATGATCTGGAAACAATCAATCAGTATCAGATCGCATTGAAGGCAGGAATGTCCAAAGAACAGGCATTGGAGATTGCAAGACATCACAGCAGAGACAATGCGAGAACACCAATGCAATGGAGTTCGGAAGAAAATGCAGGATTTTCAAAAGGAAAACCGTGGATGCCAGTTAATGAGAACTATAAAGTGGTGAATGTCGCAGAAGAAGAAAAAGAATATGGATCGATCCTGAATTTTTACAAGCGATTGATCGCATTTTATAAATCAGAAGAATATAATGAGATACTAACATATGGTGATTTCAGACCAATGTATGAAAAAGAAGATCATATTTTTGCATACAGCAGGTCTTATAGATGTCGGAAACTGGTATTGATCTGTAACTTCAGTTCTAAGGAAAAAGATATTGAATTATCAGAAGACTATGAAAATGTTGTATTTGTGAATTATGAACAGACAACTGTCATTGGAAATACGTTAAAAATGAAACCGTATGAATGTGTTATTTATGAGATGTAG
- the spoIIR gene encoding stage II sporulation protein R: MSRKNMIKGILFLAIACMICVAGQRKSNNIIQQNLKSNLIRFHVRANSNSRMDQTYKLKVRDAVIDQISPELSEAKTKEEAFKILKMQKNRIKNTAQEILKKEGVKQKVNVHFVQEKFPEKNYGQYTFPEGIYDAVRIDLGAAKGHNWWCVMFPDLCVTKDDKVRINNTARKKMEKLLGKKTIRKITKDKYLGWLFKV, encoded by the coding sequence ATGAGTAGAAAAAACATGATCAAAGGGATTCTGTTTCTGGCCATAGCATGTATGATTTGTGTGGCAGGACAAAGAAAATCCAATAACATAATACAGCAAAATCTGAAAAGCAATCTGATTCGATTTCATGTGAGAGCTAATAGTAACAGCAGGATGGATCAGACATATAAATTGAAAGTAAGAGATGCCGTGATTGATCAGATCAGTCCAGAATTGAGTGAAGCAAAAACGAAGGAAGAAGCATTTAAAATCTTAAAAATGCAAAAAAACAGAATAAAAAATACAGCACAGGAAATATTAAAGAAAGAGGGAGTGAAACAAAAGGTAAACGTACATTTTGTACAAGAAAAATTTCCAGAGAAAAACTATGGCCAATATACATTTCCAGAAGGTATTTACGATGCAGTAAGAATCGATCTGGGGGCAGCAAAAGGGCACAACTGGTGGTGTGTCATGTTCCCAGATCTATGCGTAACAAAAGATGACAAGGTAAGGATCAACAATACAGCAAGAAAAAAGATGGAGAAACTTTTAGGGAAAAAAACGATCAGAAAAATAACAAAAGATAAATATCTTGGATGGTTGTTTAAAGTATAA
- a CDS encoding class I SAM-dependent methyltransferase, which translates to MRDALRDEMIKKICVRDTDNILDVGCGDGTFLHELTRWKDVEGYGIDESEDKILIAKQTWPELHFETGYSDFLSFDDNSFRVITVCDDFHTFKDPQKFVNEAFRVLVPGGRLYIGESALPEALRIVSNIPSYLTSGDDRRHSTYETLEYFKNAGLTKFRVYKKKRLLLISAKKPLE; encoded by the coding sequence ATGAGAGATGCTTTACGGGATGAAATGATCAAGAAAATATGCGTCAGAGATACAGATAATATATTAGATGTCGGTTGCGGTGATGGTACTTTTTTACATGAACTGACACGCTGGAAGGATGTTGAAGGATATGGTATCGATGAATCTGAGGATAAGATTCTTATCGCAAAGCAAACTTGGCCAGAACTTCATTTTGAGACAGGTTACAGTGATTTTCTTTCTTTTGATGATAACAGCTTTCGTGTGATCACTGTATGTGACGATTTCCACACCTTTAAAGATCCACAGAAGTTTGTTAATGAAGCATTTCGTGTCTTAGTTCCTGGCGGAAGACTTTATATTGGAGAATCTGCACTTCCTGAGGCATTGCGAATTGTTTCTAATATTCCTTCCTATCTGACTTCTGGTGATGATCGCAGACATTCTACTTATGAGACTTTAGAATATTTTAAAAATGCAGGGCTTACCAAATTCCGTGTATATAAAAAGAAACGTTTACTTCTTATCTCTGCAAAGAAACCATTAGAATAA
- a CDS encoding translation factor GTPase family protein — protein MKNKKHIVTGILAHVDAGKTTLSEAILYTAGNLRKIGRVDNGDAFLDTYELERSRGITIFSKQAEVSMNEMDLTLLDTPGHVDFSAEMERTLQVLDYAVLVISGADGVQGHTLTLWSLLERYKIPTFLFINKMDQDGTQKDQLLKELQERLSSGCIDFGEKGSDEFYEMIAMEDEALLDHYLESGEITESKIREMIAERKIFPCFFGSALKLQGVNEFLGDFAFYTEEREYPEEFGARIFKITRDENGNRLTHLKVTGGNLKVKTVITESDEKINQIRIYSGEKYETVNELQAGRICAVTGLSDTIPGQCLGAEQGGYEPVLEPVLTYQMILPEETSASVILPKLRQLEEEEPELHIIWNEELQEIQVQIMGEVQLEILKSLIKERFDVDVEFGQGNIVYKETIADVVEGVGHFEPLRHYAEVHLLMEPLERGSGVVIDTQCSEDVLDKNWQRLIITHLLERDHRGVLTGAPITDIKITLAAGRAHQKHTEGGDFRQATYRAVRQGLRMAQSVLLEPYYKFRLEVPQQMIGRAMTDIEKMQGTFDTPDTAGEMSVLQGIAPVSTMQGYQKEVLAYSKGMGRLFTTLNGYDICHNEEEIIEASGYDPDRDFENPCGSVFCSRGAGYNVAWNEVPEHMHLESVLAKEIEEEEFDELTQRRAYIEEESIDTEEIDRILEQTFYANQHNKSKWKKKKTARLVQDYHTSAEKSSVKRDMSKKYLLVDGYNIIYAWDDLKELLDTNVDAARGKLLDEMSNYQGMKGMELIVVFDAYRVKGHETEITDYMNIHVVYTKEAETADQYIEKFAHTHGRKYDVTVATSDGLEQIIIRGQGCRLLSARELKRDYEEAKAQIRTEYLENQKNEKTYMMDGISLEKEQPEKEN, from the coding sequence ATGAAGAATAAAAAGCACATAGTAACTGGTATTCTGGCTCATGTAGATGCCGGGAAGACAACACTATCAGAGGCAATTTTATATACTGCAGGGAATTTGAGAAAAATCGGACGTGTGGATAATGGAGATGCATTTTTAGATACTTATGAACTAGAACGGTCCAGAGGAATTACCATTTTTTCCAAGCAGGCAGAGGTTTCAATGAATGAGATGGATCTTACTTTGCTTGACACACCAGGACATGTGGATTTTTCTGCGGAGATGGAAAGAACCCTGCAAGTGCTTGATTATGCGGTTCTTGTGATCAGCGGAGCAGATGGTGTGCAGGGCCATACTTTGACATTATGGAGTCTGCTTGAGAGATATAAGATCCCAACATTTTTATTTATTAACAAGATGGATCAGGACGGAACACAAAAAGATCAATTATTGAAAGAATTACAGGAACGTTTAAGCAGCGGATGTATTGATTTTGGAGAAAAGGGTAGTGATGAGTTTTATGAGATGATCGCTATGGAAGATGAGGCGTTACTGGATCATTATCTGGAATCAGGTGAGATCACGGAATCCAAGATCCGGGAAATGATCGCAGAACGTAAGATTTTCCCATGCTTTTTTGGATCAGCGTTAAAACTTCAAGGAGTCAATGAATTTCTGGGTGATTTTGCATTTTATACAGAAGAAAGAGAATATCCAGAGGAATTTGGTGCACGTATATTTAAGATCACAAGAGATGAAAATGGAAATCGTCTGACACATTTGAAAGTAACAGGTGGAAATTTAAAGGTAAAAACAGTTATTACAGAAAGTGATGAAAAGATTAATCAGATCCGTATCTATTCGGGAGAAAAGTATGAGACAGTAAATGAACTGCAGGCAGGAAGAATCTGTGCGGTTACAGGACTTTCAGATACGATCCCTGGGCAGTGTCTTGGAGCAGAGCAGGGCGGATATGAACCTGTGTTGGAGCCAGTACTTACTTACCAGATGATATTGCCAGAAGAGACAAGTGCAAGCGTGATACTTCCAAAACTTCGTCAGCTGGAAGAAGAAGAACCAGAACTTCACATCATCTGGAATGAAGAATTACAAGAGATTCAGGTGCAGATCATGGGAGAGGTTCAATTGGAGATCCTAAAGAGTCTGATCAAAGAACGCTTTGATGTAGATGTGGAATTTGGACAGGGCAATATTGTATACAAAGAGACGATAGCAGATGTTGTAGAAGGTGTTGGGCATTTTGAACCGTTAAGACATTATGCAGAAGTACATTTGTTGATGGAACCGCTGGAGAGGGGAAGTGGAGTTGTTATCGACACACAGTGCAGCGAAGATGTATTGGATAAGAATTGGCAGAGACTGATCATAACACATTTATTAGAAAGAGATCATAGAGGGGTTTTAACAGGAGCACCGATCACAGATATCAAGATCACGCTGGCAGCAGGACGGGCACATCAGAAGCATACAGAAGGTGGAGACTTCCGTCAGGCGACATACCGTGCAGTAAGACAGGGGCTTCGTATGGCACAGAGTGTTTTATTAGAGCCATATTATAAGTTCCGGCTGGAAGTTCCACAGCAGATGATCGGAAGAGCTATGACAGATATTGAAAAGATGCAAGGTACGTTTGATACACCAGATACTGCAGGAGAGATGTCAGTGCTTCAAGGAATAGCACCAGTTTCTACGATGCAAGGATACCAAAAAGAAGTATTAGCATATTCCAAAGGTATGGGAAGATTATTTACAACCTTAAATGGATATGATATCTGCCATAATGAAGAAGAAATCATAGAAGCCAGTGGATATGATCCAGATAGAGATTTTGAAAATCCATGTGGATCTGTTTTCTGTTCCCGTGGAGCCGGGTATAATGTCGCATGGAATGAGGTACCAGAACATATGCATTTAGAGAGCGTTCTTGCGAAAGAAATCGAGGAAGAGGAATTTGATGAACTGACACAGCGAAGGGCTTATATTGAAGAAGAATCAATTGATACAGAGGAAATCGATCGGATTCTTGAACAAACATTTTATGCAAACCAGCATAATAAAAGTAAATGGAAGAAGAAGAAAACAGCAAGGCTTGTACAGGATTATCATACATCTGCAGAAAAATCATCGGTAAAAAGAGATATGTCCAAGAAATACCTGCTGGTTGATGGATATAATATCATTTACGCATGGGATGATCTGAAGGAATTATTAGATACGAATGTAGATGCAGCCAGAGGAAAATTACTTGATGAGATGAGTAATTATCAGGGAATGAAGGGCATGGAGCTGATCGTTGTGTTTGATGCATATCGTGTGAAAGGTCATGAAACAGAGATCACAGATTACATGAATATTCATGTAGTCTACACAAAAGAAGCAGAAACAGCAGATCAGTATATTGAAAAATTTGCCCATACCCATGGACGAAAATACGATGTAACAGTTGCAACATCCGATGGATTGGAACAGATCATTATCCGCGGACAAGGCTGCCGTCTGCTTTCTGCAAGAGAATTAAAGAGAGACTATGAAGAAGCAAAAGCACAGATCAGAACAGAATATCTGGAGAATCAGAAAAATGAGAAAACTTATATGATGGATGGAATATCCTTGGAGAAAGAACAGCCAGAGAAGGAAAACTGA
- a CDS encoding tyrosine-protein phosphatase — MGKIYLEGADNTRDLGGLKTTEGAVIKDKQLIRSNRLSRITQKDKMLLETEYHLQKILDLRTPMEVEQEPDLEVAGAVYENIPFFMESMVGVSREQETRKQMLHMEEFPEMSDIYKMMIKEEFCRKQISQAVREIMNTKNGAVLWHCTEGKDRCGLLSATILFLLDVSEDDVMEDYLKTNKAAITRVEKLKKKLHLAGLHREKIEKIEGYFVAKEEFLNAALKTMKEEYGSINQFMIKGLNISMQQKEDFKQKVLE, encoded by the coding sequence ATGGGGAAGATTTATCTGGAAGGTGCAGATAATACGAGAGACCTTGGCGGATTAAAAACGACAGAAGGTGCAGTGATCAAAGATAAACAGCTGATCCGCAGCAACCGTTTATCAAGGATTACGCAGAAAGATAAGATGTTACTGGAAACAGAATATCATTTACAGAAAATTCTGGATTTAAGAACACCAATGGAAGTAGAACAAGAGCCGGATCTGGAAGTGGCGGGAGCTGTTTATGAGAATATTCCGTTTTTTATGGAAAGCATGGTGGGAGTCAGCCGGGAGCAGGAAACAAGAAAACAGATGTTACATATGGAAGAATTTCCAGAGATGTCAGATATTTATAAGATGATGATCAAAGAAGAATTTTGCAGAAAGCAGATCTCACAAGCAGTCAGAGAGATTATGAATACAAAAAATGGTGCGGTTTTATGGCATTGTACAGAAGGAAAAGACCGTTGTGGATTGTTATCAGCAACCATTTTATTTTTGCTTGATGTGTCTGAAGATGACGTGATGGAAGATTATCTAAAGACCAATAAAGCTGCGATCACAAGAGTAGAAAAATTAAAAAAGAAACTTCATTTAGCAGGATTGCATCGCGAAAAAATCGAAAAAATAGAGGGCTATTTTGTGGCAAAAGAAGAATTTTTAAATGCAGCACTTAAAACCATGAAAGAAGAATATGGTTCTATTAATCAGTTTATGATCAAGGGATTAAATATTTCCATGCAGCAAAAAGAGGATTTTAAACAAAAAGTATTGGAGTAG
- a CDS encoding SGNH/GDSL hydrolase family protein gives MEEKKRTIVMFGDSLTDYFPMEKLKGIDAQFINSGVAGDTIAEMGARLAYDVFPYKPDIIIMQGGANDFLMSLYPGARALAERLIRLARRIRQQLPDTKIYIESMYPAYTKRIGLMPSWAEGKSNEEIQKINTEIQRLCKEDNFEYVDVFDKLIGEDGQLSREYTVDGIHLQENAYDVVAAIIYHLMEG, from the coding sequence ATGGAAGAGAAGAAGAGGACAATTGTTATGTTTGGGGATTCCCTGACCGACTATTTCCCAATGGAAAAATTAAAAGGTATAGATGCGCAGTTCATTAACAGCGGAGTTGCAGGGGATACGATCGCAGAGATGGGTGCAAGACTGGCTTATGACGTATTTCCATATAAACCAGATATCATTATCATGCAAGGTGGTGCAAATGATTTCCTGATGTCATTGTATCCAGGAGCAAGAGCTTTAGCGGAACGATTGATCAGACTTGCACGAAGGATTCGGCAGCAATTGCCAGATACAAAGATTTATATTGAATCTATGTATCCGGCATATACCAAAAGGATTGGATTGATGCCGTCCTGGGCAGAAGGAAAATCCAATGAAGAGATTCAAAAGATCAATACAGAAATACAAAGATTGTGTAAAGAAGATAACTTTGAATATGTTGATGTATTTGATAAATTGATCGGAGAAGATGGGCAGTTGTCAAGAGAGTATACCGTGGACGGAATACATTTGCAGGAAAATGCCTATGATGTTGTAGCTGCGATCATTTATCATTTGATGGAAGGTTGA
- a CDS encoding MBL fold metallo-hydrolase yields MERLIVLGTGNAQAIHCYNTCYAMQKGEEYFLVDAGGGNGILSQLDKAGITLESIHNIFVTHAHNDHILGMVWMIRMIATSMNKGTYDGTLTIYCHEELVHTIKTLTKLTVGKKFYKHFDERIVFHVIAHGDTIQILGDSFTFFDIGSTKEKQFGFTSVMENGLRVSFPGDEPYRESLYDFVKDSDWLLHEAFCVYGERDIFKPYEKHHSTVKDACELAEHLKIPNLVLWHTEDKNMLHRQEKYMKEGKQYYTGTLYIPEDLDVLKL; encoded by the coding sequence ATGGAACGACTGATCGTTTTAGGAACTGGAAATGCACAGGCAATTCATTGCTATAACACTTGTTATGCCATGCAAAAAGGTGAAGAATACTTCCTTGTCGATGCCGGCGGCGGAAATGGAATTCTATCTCAGCTTGACAAAGCTGGAATCACTCTTGAAAGCATTCATAATATTTTTGTGACACATGCTCATAATGATCATATTTTAGGAATGGTCTGGATGATCCGTATGATCGCTACTTCTATGAACAAGGGAACTTATGATGGCACTCTGACGATCTACTGTCATGAAGAACTGGTTCATACGATCAAAACACTGACAAAACTTACCGTTGGTAAGAAATTTTATAAGCATTTTGATGAACGTATTGTATTTCATGTCATTGCACATGGAGATACGATTCAGATTCTTGGAGATTCTTTTACATTCTTTGATATCGGCTCTACAAAAGAAAAACAGTTTGGTTTCACATCGGTTATGGAAAATGGATTAAGGGTATCCTTTCCTGGAGATGAACCTTATCGTGAATCTCTTTATGATTTTGTGAAAGATTCTGACTGGCTGCTTCATGAAGCATTTTGTGTGTATGGTGAGAGGGATATTTTTAAACCTTATGAAAAACACCATAGTACGGTAAAAGATGCCTGTGAATTAGCAGAACATCTAAAGATTCCAAATCTGGTTCTATGGCATACAGAAGATAAAAATATGCTGCATCGTCAAGAAAAATATATGAAGGAAGGCAAGCAGTATTATACTGGAACACTTTATATACCTGAAGATCTGGATGTATTGAAATTGTAA